The proteins below are encoded in one region of Micromonospora pisi:
- the mmsB gene encoding multiple monosaccharide ABC transporter permease: protein MSSIAPASADAGAGASVGVGDPRPPDGKPLRRFSLNLRQSGIYVAFALIIVLFSVLTGGDLLQPQNISNIIVQNSYILILAIGMILIIIAGHIDLSVGSVVAVSGAIAAVLMVEHHVPWPLALLITLVVGGLIGAWQGFWIAYFGIPAFIVTLAGMLLFRALTLTVLENQGIGPFPDEVRTLSNGFTSGYFGNIGLGPLGGADLFSLLVGVVAVVGIAGTQWRTRKARLGYQQTVDPMPIFLLRIIAAAAVVLAVVVQLARFKNLPWVLVLLAVLVLGYSLLTNRVVFGRQIYAVGGNLQAATLSGVKVKSVIFWIFVNMGVLAALAGVIFAGRLNQAGPTAGNSFELDAIAAAFIGGAAVQGGVGKVIGAITGGLIMGVINNGMSLIGAPSEQVMLVKGIVLLAAVAFDVWTKRRAGLASR from the coding sequence ATGAGCAGCATCGCACCCGCGAGCGCCGATGCCGGTGCCGGTGCCTCGGTGGGCGTCGGCGACCCGCGGCCACCGGACGGCAAGCCACTGCGTCGATTCTCGCTGAACCTCCGGCAGAGCGGCATCTACGTCGCGTTCGCCCTGATCATCGTGTTGTTCTCGGTGCTCACCGGTGGCGACCTTCTGCAACCGCAGAACATCTCGAACATCATCGTCCAGAACTCGTACATCCTGATCCTCGCGATCGGGATGATCCTGATCATCATCGCCGGGCACATCGACCTGTCGGTGGGATCGGTGGTCGCGGTCAGCGGTGCGATCGCCGCGGTGCTGATGGTCGAGCACCACGTTCCCTGGCCGCTGGCGCTGCTGATCACCCTGGTGGTCGGTGGTCTGATCGGGGCGTGGCAGGGCTTCTGGATCGCCTACTTCGGCATCCCGGCCTTCATCGTCACGCTCGCCGGCATGCTGCTGTTCCGGGCGTTGACCCTCACTGTCCTGGAAAACCAGGGCATCGGGCCGTTCCCGGACGAGGTGCGGACCCTCTCCAACGGGTTCACCAGCGGCTACTTCGGCAACATCGGCCTCGGGCCGCTGGGCGGGGCGGACCTGTTCAGCCTCCTGGTCGGCGTGGTCGCGGTGGTCGGTATTGCCGGCACCCAGTGGCGTACGCGTAAGGCTCGGCTCGGCTACCAGCAGACCGTCGACCCGATGCCGATCTTCCTGCTGCGGATCATCGCGGCGGCGGCGGTGGTGCTGGCGGTCGTGGTGCAGTTGGCCCGGTTCAAGAACCTGCCGTGGGTGCTCGTGCTGCTGGCGGTGCTGGTCCTGGGGTACTCCCTGTTGACCAACCGGGTCGTGTTCGGCCGGCAGATCTACGCCGTCGGTGGCAACCTGCAGGCCGCGACGCTCTCCGGCGTCAAGGTCAAGTCGGTGATCTTCTGGATCTTCGTGAACATGGGGGTGCTGGCGGCCCTGGCCGGTGTCATCTTCGCCGGACGACTGAACCAGGCTGGTCCGACCGCCGGTAACTCCTTCGAACTCGACGCCATCGCGGCCGCCTTCATCGGTGGCGCGGCGGTGCAGGGCGGCGTGGGCAAGGTGATCGGTGCCATCACCGGTGGCCTGATCATGGGCGTGATCAACAACGGGATGTCCCTGATCGGTGCGCCGAGCGAGCAGGTCATGCTGGTCAAGGGCATCGTGCTGCTGGCCGCCGTGGCCTTCGACGTCTGGACCAAGCGGCGGGCCGGGCTGGCCAGCCGCTGA
- a CDS encoding zinc-dependent alcohol dehydrogenase, with amino-acid sequence MRAFVVTGAHQSAVEEVEPPRAGPGQVVVDVSRVGICGTDIEFFTGEMAYLHQGHARYPMRLGHEWCGTVASVGRDVDPGWIGRRVTGDTMLGCGHCRRCRSGYGHVCADRSEIGIRGGFAGALAEQLAVPVTALHALPDEVDDTAGALVEPGGNALRSVQGAALEPGDRVLVLGPGTIGLLVAEFARAEGIEVHVVGKSPRSLEFARTRGFTGVWTGDQIPDLPWDAVIDAANDPALPARALSLVEPGRRVVYIGLAGTPSLVDTRTVALKDVTAVGILGGSAGLAGTIARYASGAVDPRPLVAATIGLAQVGAALAGQLPDDAGPGPKVHVDPRR; translated from the coding sequence ATGAGGGCGTTCGTGGTCACCGGCGCGCACCAGAGTGCGGTCGAGGAGGTCGAGCCGCCCCGGGCAGGGCCGGGTCAGGTCGTGGTCGACGTGTCCCGGGTCGGCATCTGCGGCACCGACATCGAGTTCTTCACCGGCGAGATGGCGTACCTGCACCAGGGCCACGCGCGGTACCCGATGCGGCTGGGGCACGAGTGGTGCGGCACCGTCGCCTCGGTCGGCCGCGACGTCGATCCCGGCTGGATCGGCCGCCGGGTCACCGGGGACACCATGCTCGGCTGCGGCCACTGCCGGCGCTGCCGCAGCGGGTACGGCCACGTCTGCGCGGACCGCTCGGAGATCGGCATCCGGGGCGGTTTCGCCGGGGCGCTCGCCGAGCAACTGGCCGTACCGGTGACCGCCCTGCACGCGCTGCCGGACGAGGTGGACGACACAGCCGGTGCGCTGGTCGAGCCGGGCGGCAACGCGCTGCGCTCGGTCCAGGGCGCAGCACTGGAGCCGGGTGACCGGGTGCTGGTGCTCGGACCGGGCACGATCGGGCTGCTGGTGGCGGAGTTCGCCCGAGCCGAGGGCATCGAGGTGCACGTGGTCGGCAAGTCGCCCCGGTCCCTGGAGTTCGCCCGCACCCGGGGCTTCACCGGCGTCTGGACCGGCGACCAGATCCCCGATCTGCCCTGGGACGCGGTGATCGACGCCGCCAACGACCCGGCGCTGCCCGCCCGCGCCCTTTCGCTGGTGGAACCGGGCAGACGGGTGGTCTACATCGGCCTGGCCGGAACTCCGAGCCTGGTCGACACCCGGACAGTCGCGCTCAAGGACGTGACCGCGGTCGGCATCCTCGGCGGCTCCGCCGGGCTCGCCGGCACCATCGCCCGGTACGCCAGCGGAGCCGTCGACCCCCGACCGCTGGTCGCCGCCACCATCGGTCTCGCACAGGTAGGGGCGGCACTCGCCGGCCAACTGCCCGACGACGCCGGACCGGGGCCCAAGGTGCACGTCGACCCTCGCCGCTGA
- a CDS encoding IlvD/Edd family dehydratase — MGQRSAQWYSGTDRNAYIHRAWMRRGLPTHAFDGRPHIAIANTASDLTPCNAHLNEVAESVKQGVYEAGGIPLNLPVVSLGETQVRPTAMLWRNMAAMATEEMLRANPIDGVVLLGGCDKTIPALLMAAASVDLPAVVVPGGPMITGTFRGVALGCGTDVWKLSEEVRAGTLSEQQFLRSESSMIRSRGHCNTMGTASTMALLAEALGVIIPGVAGTPAPDSRLLESAHDTGRLAVEMVSAERRPSDLLTRGSFLNAIVALAAIGGSTNAVVHLLAIAGRLGIELTQDDFDRTGANVPLLVDLQPAGRFLMDDLHRAGGLLAVLREVRDLLDPDALTVTGRPLVDYLDGAQIWDPEVIRVREEPLLPQAGIAVLYGNLAPSGAIIKPAAASPRLLTHRGRAVVFESIEDLHARIDDPDLDVDADSVLVLRGCGPRGYPGMPEVANLPLPAKLLRAGVRDMVRVCDGRMSGTAYGTVVLHVTPEAAVGGPLALVRTGDVIVLDVAARRLDVDLPAEEWALRTPAPETVRAYAEPARGWERLYVNTVQQANTGADLDFLLGSSGHQVARESH; from the coding sequence GTGGGACAGCGCAGCGCGCAGTGGTACAGCGGGACCGATCGCAACGCCTACATCCATCGCGCCTGGATGCGCCGGGGCCTGCCGACCCATGCCTTCGACGGCCGCCCGCACATCGCCATCGCGAACACCGCCTCCGACCTCACCCCGTGCAACGCCCACCTCAACGAGGTCGCCGAGAGCGTCAAACAGGGGGTCTACGAGGCCGGCGGCATCCCGCTGAACCTGCCGGTGGTGTCGTTGGGGGAGACCCAGGTACGGCCGACCGCGATGCTCTGGCGGAACATGGCCGCGATGGCGACCGAGGAGATGCTCCGGGCCAACCCGATCGACGGCGTCGTCCTGCTCGGCGGCTGCGACAAGACCATCCCGGCGCTGTTGATGGCCGCCGCCTCGGTCGACCTGCCGGCCGTCGTCGTCCCCGGCGGCCCGATGATCACCGGCACGTTCCGGGGCGTGGCGCTCGGTTGCGGCACCGACGTGTGGAAGCTTTCCGAGGAGGTGCGCGCCGGGACCCTCTCCGAGCAGCAGTTCCTCCGGTCCGAGTCGTCGATGATCCGCAGTCGCGGGCACTGCAACACGATGGGGACCGCGTCCACCATGGCCCTGCTCGCGGAGGCGCTCGGCGTCATCATCCCCGGTGTCGCCGGCACCCCCGCACCGGACAGCCGGCTGCTCGAATCCGCGCACGACACCGGTCGGCTCGCGGTCGAGATGGTCAGCGCCGAGCGCCGCCCCAGCGACCTGCTCACCCGGGGGTCGTTCCTCAACGCGATCGTCGCGCTGGCCGCGATCGGCGGCTCGACCAACGCGGTCGTCCACCTGCTCGCCATCGCCGGTCGGCTCGGGATCGAGCTGACCCAGGACGACTTCGACCGCACCGGCGCGAACGTACCGCTGCTGGTCGACCTCCAACCGGCCGGCCGGTTCCTGATGGACGACCTGCATCGCGCGGGCGGGCTGCTGGCCGTGCTGCGTGAGGTCCGCGACCTGCTCGACCCGGACGCGCTGACGGTCACCGGCCGCCCGCTCGTGGACTACCTCGACGGGGCCCAGATCTGGGACCCCGAGGTCATCCGGGTACGCGAGGAACCGCTGTTGCCGCAGGCCGGGATCGCCGTCCTCTACGGAAACCTGGCCCCGTCCGGTGCGATCATCAAGCCGGCGGCGGCGTCACCCCGACTGCTGACGCACCGGGGACGGGCGGTCGTCTTCGAGTCGATCGAGGACCTGCACGCCCGGATCGACGATCCGGATCTCGACGTCGACGCAGACTCGGTGCTGGTGCTGCGAGGCTGCGGACCCCGGGGCTATCCGGGCATGCCCGAGGTGGCGAACCTGCCGCTGCCGGCCAAGCTCCTCCGGGCCGGGGTCCGGGACATGGTGCGGGTCTGCGACGGCCGGATGAGTGGCACCGCGTACGGCACCGTCGTGCTGCACGTGACGCCCGAGGCGGCCGTCGGGGGCCCGCTGGCCTTGGTCCGTACCGGTGACGTCATCGTGCTCGACGTCGCCGCGCGCCGCCTGGACGTGGACCTGCCGGCCGAGGAGTGGGCGCTGCGTACGCCCGCCCCGGAGACGGTGCGGGCGTACGCCGAGCCGGCGCGCGGTTGGGAGCGGCTCTACGTCAACACGGTCCAGCAGGCCAACACCGGCGCGGATCTGGACTTCCTGCTCGGGTCGAGCGGACACCAGGTCGCCCGCGAATCCCACTGA
- a CDS encoding ABC-F family ATP-binding cassette domain-containing protein, with translation MSGSALLAHDLVRTLGARRVLDGVSLTAAPGHRIGLIGENGVGKSTLLRLLAGADEPDTGTVVRPSDLGFLHQEMPFDAGSTIADVLDDALREAREILADLDRLTGALAAAEQGSPGYSDLLGAYGQRLDQAQEHEAWDADRRADIVLAGLGLGMVPHDRELGSLSGGQRGRLALAALLARRPAALLLDEPTNHLDDSAATFLEEQLRGLPGVVVVASHDRAFLDAVCTDLIDLDPAVDGPTRYGGNYTAYQAQKRAERDRWQRRFAEEQAELAELRRSVEVTAYRVAPGRVKRDNEKMGYGHTTGRVQNQISRRVRNAARRLDELERDQVGRPPEPLRFRATALATASADGMLLSLRDVRVPGRLTLDRLDLPATDRLLVTGANGAGKSTLLAVLAGRLAAVGEVRRRPGLTVGMLTQDTVFDRPDRTVRESYELALGAERAESVPLLSLGLIGVPDLDRPVGQLSVGQRRRLALALLVADPPELLLLDEPTNHLSPRLADELEEALGTGPGAIVVASHDRWLRSRWPGREFHLSGRRT, from the coding sequence ATGTCCGGTTCCGCACTGCTCGCCCATGATCTCGTCCGTACGCTCGGCGCCCGTCGGGTGCTCGACGGTGTCTCCCTCACCGCCGCCCCCGGGCACCGGATCGGTCTGATCGGCGAGAACGGCGTCGGCAAGTCCACCCTGCTGCGGCTGCTCGCCGGGGCGGACGAACCCGACACCGGCACCGTCGTCCGACCCTCGGACCTCGGCTTCCTGCACCAGGAGATGCCGTTCGACGCCGGGTCGACCATCGCCGATGTGCTCGACGACGCGCTGCGCGAGGCCCGCGAGATCCTCGCCGACCTGGACCGGCTCACCGGGGCGCTCGCCGCCGCCGAGCAGGGCTCCCCCGGCTACTCCGACCTGCTCGGCGCGTACGGGCAGCGGCTCGACCAGGCGCAGGAGCACGAGGCATGGGACGCCGACCGCCGGGCCGACATCGTCCTCGCCGGGCTCGGCCTCGGGATGGTCCCGCACGACCGGGAACTCGGGTCCCTCTCTGGCGGGCAACGTGGCCGGCTCGCACTCGCCGCCCTGCTGGCGCGACGCCCCGCCGCGCTGCTGCTCGACGAGCCGACCAACCACCTGGACGACAGCGCCGCGACCTTCCTGGAGGAGCAGTTACGCGGCCTGCCCGGGGTGGTCGTGGTGGCCAGCCATGATCGGGCGTTCCTCGACGCCGTCTGCACGGACCTGATCGACCTCGATCCGGCCGTCGACGGCCCCACCAGGTACGGCGGCAACTACACCGCCTACCAGGCGCAGAAACGGGCGGAGCGGGACCGCTGGCAGCGGCGCTTCGCCGAGGAGCAGGCGGAACTCGCCGAACTGCGCCGCTCGGTCGAGGTGACCGCCTACCGGGTCGCGCCCGGCCGGGTGAAGCGCGACAACGAGAAGATGGGCTACGGCCACACCACCGGCCGGGTGCAGAACCAGATCTCGCGGCGGGTGCGCAACGCCGCCCGCCGGCTCGACGAGTTGGAGCGTGACCAGGTCGGCCGCCCACCGGAGCCGCTGCGGTTCCGGGCCACCGCGCTCGCCACCGCGTCCGCCGACGGGATGCTGCTGTCACTGCGGGACGTACGGGTGCCCGGCCGACTCACCCTCGACCGCCTCGATCTGCCGGCCACCGACCGGCTGCTGGTCACCGGCGCGAACGGGGCCGGGAAGTCGACCCTGCTCGCGGTACTGGCCGGCCGGTTGGCAGCCGTCGGCGAGGTACGGCGGCGGCCGGGGTTGACCGTCGGCATGCTGACCCAGGACACGGTCTTCGACCGGCCGGACCGGACCGTACGGGAGAGCTACGAGCTGGCGCTGGGCGCCGAACGTGCCGAGTCCGTACCGCTGCTCTCGCTCGGTCTGATCGGTGTGCCGGACCTGGACCGACCGGTCGGGCAGCTGTCGGTCGGCCAGCGCCGCCGGCTGGCCCTGGCCCTGCTGGTGGCCGACCCGCCCGAGTTGCTGCTGCTCGACGAGCCGACCAACCACCTCTCGCCCCGGCTCGCCGACGAACTGGAGGAGGCGCTCGGCACCGGCCCCGGCGCGATCGTGGTCGCCAGCCACGACCGGTGGCTGCGCTCCCGGTGGCCGGGGCGCGAGTTCCACCTGTCCGGGCGGCGCACCTAG